Below is a window of Fibrobacter succinogenes DNA.
AAACGCTCCTTTAATTACTTCATTTTTCCTAGGAACCTTGCAAGCGTATTTCTGTCAACATTGTAATGCTTGGCGATTTTTCTCTGACTGATTCCATTGGCAAGTAGCCTGTTGATTTCGTCTTTTTTCCCGAATAATTTGTGTTTTTCAGGGCTAGTCTTTCGTCCTTTCGGTCGTCCCAAAATAACTCCCTCCTTTCGTCGCAAATTGAGAGCTTCTTTTGTTCGTTGGCTTATCAGATTACGTTCTATTTCTGCGCTTAGTCCAAATGCAAATGCGAGAACTTTGCTCTGAATATCTTCTCCTAACCTGTAATTGTCTTTGATAGTCCAGACCTTACATTCTTTATTCATGCAGA
It encodes the following:
- a CDS encoding master DNA invertase Mpi family serine-type recombinase, which produces MIYGYIRVSTDKQTVENQRFEISNFCRKNNLKVDGWIEETISGTKKIDKRKLGNLLNMVKKDDLIICAELSRLGRNLFMIMDILNICMNKECKVWTIKDNYRLGEDIQSKVLAFAFGLSAEIERNLISQRTKEALNLRRKEGVILGRPKGRKTSPEKHKLFGKKDEINRLLANGISQRKIAKHYNVDRNTLARFLGKMK